GCCGCGGCCGCCGCAGCGGCCGCGGCGGCCTGACCCCTCACGCGCCGTTGGTCTTGCAGGTCGAAAAACCAAACAGCGTGTAGGCGGGGCAGGTGCCCAGGAGCCCCGTAGCGAGCGGGATAAAACCGAGATAGCCCCAGGGCGTCTGCGGTCCGACAAACGCGAGCGCGAGAAGCACAACGCCCACCGTCACGCGCACGGCGCGATCGGCGGTGCCTTCGTTCATGGGAAAGAGCTTGCTGGCCATTGGGATGTACTCCTCAAAAAGGTGAAAACCAGTGGGCGCGATGCCCGCGGGATGGTGCACATCGGCGTGTGGCAACGCCGAGCGCCGGACCTGTCGAGATTACCTCCCCTCGCCGAGTCGCGCCATCCGAAATACCCTTATATAACTGTAAGGAAAAATAGGCATATAGTTGTATATGGATAGGAACCCATCGCCAACCCTGCGATTTCTCCTCCCGATCTGTCACAAAAACCGGTTTGCCGGGTATTGCTAACGTGAGTGAAGGACCGCCCCCCCAGGCCCACCCCACTCTGGAAGGTTTATGCGTCGTTCCCGCCCCCCGCGCCTCACCGCGCTCGCCCTGCTCCTCGCCGCCGCCTGCGGCGGCGGTGGTGGCAACTCGGCGCCTGCCGCCACCCCCACCACCCCGACCCCCGTCATACCGCCCGCACCGACCGTCGCGGCCGTGAAACTTGGACTCGCGCCAGCCGACGATGTCGTCGTCGTGGGTGGGAGCGCCTCGCTCTCCGCACAACCCGTGACCGCGAGCGGTGATGCCGTCAGCGGACAAACCATCGCGTGGAGCTCGAGCGATCCGCTCACACTCGATGTCACGCCCGCGAGCGGTGGCGCGTCCGCGACGCTCGCCCCAAAAAAGGGCGGCATCGTCACGCTGACCGCCTCCACGGCCGGCATCTCTTCCTCCGTGCGACTCGCCGTGCACGAACCGATTGCGGTGCCGGCTGCTGGCGCCGCCAGTAGCCAACTCTCTTTGATGGGCGGCGCGGTCGCAATCACCGTTCCCTCTGCGGCGGCCTCCGCGAGCACGCAGCTGCACGTGGGCCCGAGTCTCAAGGTGTCTCCCACGCCGAGTGCCGTGGTTGGTTCGGTGTATGAGTTCTCCCCCGACGCACTCCGTCTCGATAAACCGCTGACGGTCACGCTCCAGCATCCCGCCACCAGCGTGCCCGCCGGCAGCATTCTCTTGCTCTCGTCGCGCGGCGCCACATCGTGGACCGCACTCGCCGGCGGCACCTGGGACGCCACGGCTCGTACCGTCACCGCCAGCGTGGCTCAACTCGGCGCGTTTGCCGCCGTGGTGCAACCACAAATCGCGACGGCCATCACCGCCACGCCCGCTTCCGCGAGCGTGAGTGTTGGAGGCAGCACACAACTCTCCGTCACCGCGCGTGACCAGATTGGCGGCGCGATGACTCCCGCCGTCACTTGGAGCAGCGCGGCAACCAGCGTGGCCACGGTCTCGTCCAGCGGCCTCGTGCAGGGCGTCTCCGCTGGCACCACTACTATTACCGCCAGTGCAGGCGCGGGCATCACGAGCACCGTGGCGATCACCGTCACCGCGCCCGTTGGCGTGACGAGTGTCTCCGTGAGCCCGTCGAGCGCGACCGTGCAAATCGGCGACACGCGGCAACTCAGTGCCACCGTCGTGGCCAGCGCTGGAATCGCCACCACCGTGACGTGGAGTTCGTCGGATAACAGCAAGGTGACCGTCAGCGCCGCCGGACTCGCCACTGCGGTCGCAGCATCTGGTGCACAAGTGTGCGCCACATCCACCGCCGATGCGTCGAAGCAAGCCTGCGCCGCCATCACGGTGCCAGCGCCGGCCGCGCCGATTGCCGTGTCGATCTCGCCGTCGAGCGCGAGCCTGACCGTTGGTCAGGCCTTGCAGTTCAGCGCGACGGTGACTGGTGGACCGGCCGGTACGGCCACGAGCGTCACGTGGGTCGCCGCCGACGCGACCAAGGTTTCGATTACGACATCGGGCTTGGCAACAGCGGTCGCCGCACCTGGCGCGCAAATCTGCGCCAAGTCCACGGCGGACGTGACGAAGCAGGCGTGCGCCACCGTGACGGTAGCGGCGGCTTCATTCCCGCTCGGCGCCAACGTCGAAACTTCGGGCGATTCTTTTTCCCCCGCCTCGGTGGATATCGCGGTGGGCGGGAGCGTCGGCTTCACCTTCAACGGCCTGCACAACGTGTCGTTTAGCCCGCAGTCGGGTGCACCGTCCGACATTCAGAACACTGGGAGCGGCACCGTCTCGCGTACGTTCAACTCTGTCGGCACCTTTTCGTACCAGTGCACACTGCACTCCGGTATGACGGGCAACGTCATCGTGCACTAGCTTCGTGCACTAATTTCGAACATCCAAAAGCTCGTGAACGCGGGGTCGTGCGCATCGCACGACCCCGCGTTCACGGTTATTACCGCGCGCTGAGCGAAAACCGCCGTGGGACAGATCACCCCGCCTCACTAGGACAGCAACTACCGAGAACGGACAATCTGTCCGACGCCGCGCCTTTCTCCCTATGAAGCCGTTGGAATGAAGCTTGCACTACTACGAGGCGGTACTCCTCACAGTAGAGCTTATGATCCGCACTCTTTTTGTCGGCGATCTCACCCAAGATTCCAATCGCCGCGACCGCGCCGTTGAGTTGATGGCGGGCGCCCACCAGTTTGGCATTGAGCCATTAGATGCCACGCTCAAACTTGTGTCGCGCGTCAACACGGACGGACGCGTCGTAGATCCCAGCGCCTGGTGGCTGTCCGAAACCGTCCACCGCATTGAGCCTTGGTTCGGATCGCACCCACGGTTGATCGTCGGATTCGATCCTTTACATACGGCCATCGCGAAGCACCTCTTTCCGGGCACTCCGGTGGTGCTGCACATCGACGGTGTGGGGAGTGGAGTGCCCAAGCTCTCCATCAACTGCGCGTCGATGTTGCCCGGACTCCAGGAAGTCATCACCGGCACGTTGCGCAGCGCCTCCTTCGTTTTTGTGAGCAACCCGCGCAACGTGGCCGCGCTCCAAAAGCAGCCGTGGGATGTGACGCCGCAGCGCATTCAGCGGGCGCCCGTCGAAATCGGCTCGGTGGGTCCGCTCTACCTTGAGGCGGCGCGCGCCCCGAATGTGGAGACGCCCGCACGCTATCACTGGTGGCTGGACCTCTGGCCTATCCGAACCGCACAGGTTCTTCGAATGGCGTAAGGCGTCAGGTCGCGTACGGAAGCACGGCGGCGGGGTTCACCCCGCCGCCGTTCTTCCGTTCAGCTTGCCTGCAGCTCGAAACCTGCGCTCGCCGGCGGCAAATGCATCTGCACCGTGGTGCCCATGCCGGGTGCCGTATCGATATCCCACCGGCCGTCGGCGCCCTGCAGCATCCGCAGCACCGACCAGAGGCCCAGCCCCGTGCCCTGCCCTTCGGCCTTGGTAGACACAAAAGGCTCACCAATCCGCGCGAGTAGACGCGGGTCCATTCCCGCCCCCGTGTCACGCACGCTCACATCAATCCAGCCGGGCGCTTCCGCACTCGGCGCCACCGTGAGCGTGAGCTGTCCACGTCCGGCCATCGCATCGCGCGCGTTCGTCGCCAAGTTCACGATCGCTTGTTCCAGCTGGTAGTCGGCCACGCCCACGGGGCACGCATGATCCGGTACCCGCAGGGTAATGCTGACGGTGCGCGGCAATAGCGCTTCGAGCAGGCGCGCCATGTCGCGTGCCACCGCGCTCGCATCGCAATTTCCGCCCGGACGTTCCACACCGCGCCGACTGAAGCCGAGCAGGTCGTGCGTGATTTGCGTGCCGCGGCGAATCGCCTGCTGCATTTCGGTAATCGCCATGCGCGACGCATCGGCCGACGCGGGCCCACTCAGCGTGCGGAGGTGGACAAGACACACCTGCAGCACGGTGGCAAAGTCGTGCGAAATAGACGCGGACAGGCGCGCCGTGGTTTCCATGCGTTCGAGCCGGTGCACCTCTTTTTCGAACCGCTGCAAGGCCGTGATGTCGGTGACCACAAGCTGGAGCGCGGGTTCCCCTTCCCACACCACGACACCGCCGGCCACGCTGCAATCGAACGCACCGGCCTTGGCAGACCAGGGCTCGGCGTCGGCGGGCCCGATCGTGCCAGTGCGCGCGTGCTCAAGCATCCGCGCGGCGGCGGCGGCGGCTTTGTCGCCGAGCACCGCGGCGATCGTCGCGTCCATGATGGATTCACCGAACAGCACCTTCGCCCGCTCGTTGGCAAAACAGACGCGCCCCGAGGCACCTCGCACCACCAGCACGCCATTGGGCGAGAGCGACACCAAACTGTCGAGGCGCTGACGCTCCTCCAGCACGCGACGATAGCGGTTGAGGCGACAGATAGCCGTGATGCGCGTGCGCATCTCGAGGCGGTCGAGCGGTTTCGCGAGAAAGTCGTCGACGCCCGCTTCGAGCGCGCGCAATTTTTCCGGTCGCCCGGTGTGCGCGGTGAGCATCAAAATCGGCACGTCGCGCGTGCCGTCCGACGCGCGTAGGCGGCGGCACAACTCCAGCCCGTCCACCCCCGGCATCATCAAGTCGAGCACAATCGCGTCGGGCGGATCGGACACGGCTTGCAGCGCTTCGAGCGCCGACTCGCACTCCACGACGTCGAGATCGAGCCCCTCGAGTGCCGACACCACCACGAGCCGACTGGCCCGTTCATCGTCCACCACCAACACACGCGGGCGACGCATTACGCCGCCTGGTAGGGGAGTTCCATGCGCACGCGCACGCCCACACGGTCGCCACGATTCTCGATCACGCAACGCCCGCCGGCAATGCGCACTCGCGTGGCCACCAACGAAAGGCCGAGTCCCATGCCAGGCACCTCGCCGGTCAGCGCCGGATCACCCTGCACGTACGGTTCGAGCGCGCGCGCCAACTGTCCAGGCGTCATCGTCACGCCGTCATCTTCGATGTCGATGCGCAACCACCCCGCGCGATCGGAGCCCACTTGCACCGTGACCTCTGGATCTTGCTTGGGATGAAAACGGCGTGAGTTCTCCAGCAACTCGCGCATAATGGTACGCATCGACGTTTCGCCGAGGGCCACCGACGCGCCGGCCAGCGCCGGTGCCACATTGATGCTCACGCGCGCCACGTGCTGATCTGAGGCCACGCTCTGCGCCAACGCCGAAAAATCCGAAATCGGTAACGGCGCTTCGCGCGTCGCCCCGCGATCGGCGTAGTCGAGCACATCCACCACCGCATTGCTCAGGCGTGCCGCCGACACCTTGAGCACGTCGAGCAACTGTGCCGTGGCACCGGAGAACTGCGCCGCGTCGGCGCTGAGCAGGTCCACCGTCGCCACCACACCGTACAGCGGCGTGCGGAGTTTGTGCGACACGAGTTCGTGAAACTCAAACAGGCGCATCTGCCGTTCCACCTGCGCGGTGACGTCCTTGAGATTGATCACCGTCATAGCGTCGGGGTCGAGGGCGTCGCGATGCGGCGTCACCTGGAGCCACTCGCTGTACGCGGCACCGTCGACGTTGCGCACCAAAAAGAGCGGCGCGTCATTGCCTTCGGGGGTCCCCCAATGGTCCCACGCGCCAGCGGGGTGCGGCACGTTGTCAGGCTTCAGCCGCGCCATAAAATCCCCTTGCACCGCTTCGCCGTCACCGAACCCGAGAAAGCGCCGAGCGGCGGCATTGCAATTGAGGATCTGTCCGGCGCGATCGAGCAGCGCGAACCCGTCGGTGGCATGCTCGAACACCCACGAAAAACGGTCGCGTTCCGCGAGCGCACGATGCTGCGTACCGAGGCGCACCAGCGACGCGACGCGCGCGCGGAGTTCCCACTTATTAAACGGTTTGCCAATGAAGTCGTCCGCACCGGCTTCGATCCCCTGTGCCATCGACGCATTGTCGGAGAGCGCCGTGACCAACACAATCGGAATGCCGCGCAACGCCGGATCCTGCCGAATCCGCCGGCACACCTCAAAGCCGTCCATCCCCGGCATCATCACGTCGAGCAAAATGAGGTCGGGCTGATGCAAGGCCGCCAGTCGCAAGCACTCGAGCCCTGAATCCCCTTGAATGATTTCGTGTCCTTCGCGACCGAGCGCCGCTTCGATGGTCATGCGGCCGCTGGCCGTGTCATCAATTACTAGGAGGCGACTGGGCCGCAGGGGGTTTCGGTTCGGGGTCACGTCATGTCTCCAGCATCCTTCATATCAAGGAACCGACCAATGCGAGCCGTGAGATCGCGAAGGCTCGTGGGTTTGGTGACATAATCATTGGCGCCTGCGAGCAGGCAACGCTCGCGGTCGCCTGGCATCGCGAGGGCGGTGAGCGCAATAATCGGCGTAGCGGCGAATGCCGGATCGGCGCGCAGACGCGTGATGGTCTCAATGCCATCCATGTTGGGCATTTGAATGTCCATCAGGATGATCGCGGGATGCGATTCTTGGGCCATGAGAATCGCTTCCTCGCCGTCTGGTGCCACCAACACGTCGTAGCCCTTGGCGACGAGATAGCCGACGTAGGTGCGCGCATTGGCGTCGTTGTCCTCGGCCAAAAGAATTGTGCGCCGGCGCGAGGACAGATGCGCCTTGACGGCCCCAGTCGGCACGGCGGCCGCGGCCGCCTCCAGCCCGCCAAGATGCGTAGGCAGGGTGAGCGTGAACACGCTCCCAACGCCCGGCTCACTCTCCACCGATACCGTGCCATGAATGGCATCAGCCAGTCGGGCGACGAGCGCGAGGCCGAGCCCCGTGCCACCGTACGCTCGCGTGAGGCCACGGTTGACCTGAACAAACGGCTTGAAAATGCGCCCGAGTTCGTCGGCGGCAATGCCGATGCCCGTGTCGGTCACACGGAAGGTGACGACGTTGGCATTAACATCCACCTCTAGCAACACCCGCCCACCCGCTTGCGTGAACTTCACGGCGTTGTTGAGCAGGTTGAGCAAAATCTGCATCACGATCCGGCCGTCGGTGTCAATGATCGGCCCTTCTTCCGGCAAGCGACTCGCCAGATGGATCTGCTTTTCCATCGCCAGCTGCGTCACAAGACGAAGCGTGGACGTGGCGGTACCGATGATGTCCACCGGCCCCATTTCCGGCGCCAGCTTGCCCGCACCAATCTTGGCCAGATCCAAAATGTCGTTGATCAGCGACAGCAGATGGCGTCCACTTTCTTCGACAATGCGCAACTTGTCGTCTTGTTCCGGCGTGATCGGCCCCCAAATTTGCTCACGCATGGCTTCGGTCATACCGAGGATCGCGTTGAGCGGGGTCCGCAGTTCGTGGCTCATACTGGCGAGAAATTCGTCCTTGAGCCGCGCCGCTCGCGCGAGGTCCGCGTTGGCTTCGCTCAGATCGTGCGTGCGATCCATGACCAATGTCTCAAGGCGCGCGCGCTCCTCGGTAATACGTTCCTGCGCTTCAACATCTCCGGTCACGTCCTTCATGGCCGCCACAATCATCGCCGACCGGTCGGGGGTTGCCGGGGCATACACCGACGCTTGCCGGACGTGTAGCCAGCCTCCGTCAGTAGCCTTGATGCGGTACTCCGCGTTCGCGCTTACTCCCGGCTGATCCATGATGGCCTGCCGTGACATGTGGATGATGTCCAGATCGTCCGGATGCACGAGGTCGAGCCACCACTGCCGCAGGTCTTTCAGCTGCAACTCGGTTGGCATCGGGTACCGCAGACCGTTCCCGGCCTTTTCTACGGTGGACACGCCAGTGGCCGGGTCTAAGGCGACCAGCGCGTCGCACGACACCATTGCGGCCAACCGCATCCGAAACTCGACCCGCTCCAACTCCGCGCGCTGGCGTGCGACCTCGCGCCGCTCCGCATCTCGCGAGAGTCGCAACTGATGATATTTTTCGCTCGCGGCAATCGACTCGGCGAGCCGCGCCAGAAAATACTTCTCCGCCGTCAAGTATTCTCGTGACGCTCCGCTTCGCACGACGCGGCACACGCCCAACAGTTCCGCCTCCCAGAGCACGGGCATCGCGAGTTTGAACCCACACGGACTCAGCGCGCAGGTGGCGCACACGGCCGCATCGGAGTGCGACGGGTTGAACAATCCGCCGCCTGTCGTCGCCCAGTCTTCGACCACCAACGCGCGGGCTTCAATGGCGCGTTGCAGGATGGTCTCGTTCACGCCTCGCACGGGGCAGTGGGCCGGCAACGATTCTGACGCAAAAATCGCGGTCATGGAACCGTTGGGCGCAAGACGGAAATATTCGAACTGCAGGTGTTTGAACGCCAGGAGATGCACGACCTCGACGGCCTCGGCGCTCTCATGAATTTCAGCAGTAGCGATGGCCTTCCCGATGGCTTCGTACTGCGACCAGAGCAACCCGAGGTGGCTATTCCAAACGTCGGCCACGCTTTGCTCGGTTCCCGGCGACACCAGCGCCGCGGTGTCGTGCAACGCGTCGAGTGGGGCCGTGCGTGATGTTTTGTCGCTCACAACGACTCCTCGGCTTCAGCATTATTGTCATCGTCTTGCGGCGGCATTCCGCCGATCGACATCGCCTTGAGTTTCCGGCGCAGGGTGCGGACGTGCATGCCGAGCAGTGCGGCAGCGGCAGTTTTGTTATAGTCGCACCGTTCGAGGGCCACGCGAATCAGCCGTGACTCGGCCTGTGCGACATCCAGTTCCTCTGCGGAGGCACCGTGCCCCTCGAACGTGGAACTGGACGGCTTGCTCGTCACCGCGCGTGGCGGCTCGGCAAGGGGCGACGGACGCGTCCCGAGGGCAAAATGCCAGGCCTCGAGTCGCGCGCCACCACTCGTGACGACGGCGCGCTCCACGGCGTGCTGCAACTCGCGCACATTCCCCGGCCAGTCATAGCCGTCGAGGAGTTCCATCGCTCCTGGGGAGATGGACTCCAACGGCCGTTCTTGCTCGCTCGACGCACGCGCCGCAAAATAGCGCGCGAGCGGCGCAATGTCGTCGCGCCGCTCGCGGAGCGGCGGCACGCGCAGCGGCACCACGTTCAATCGGTAGTACAGATCTTCACGGAAGGTGCCCGCGCGCACGCACGACGCCAGATCGCGGTTGGTGGTCGCAATCACGCGCACATCCACGCGCAAACTTTCCGACCCGCCCACGCGCTCAAACTCTTGTTCCTGCAGCACCCGTAACAGCTTGGCCTGCAGGTCGAGCCGCATTTCAGAAATTTCGTCGAGCAAGAGCGTCCCACCGTTCGCGCGCTCAAACGCGCCAATGCTGCGTTTGACGGCACCGGTAAAGGCCCCGCGCTCGTGCCCAAAGAGTGCACTCTCAATCAGCCCTTCGGGGAGCGCGGCGCAGTTGAGCGTGATATAGGCCGTCCCCGACCGATCGCTCATGTCGCGAATCGCTTGCGCCACAAGTTCCTTGCCGGTGCCGGTTTCTCCTTCGATCAGCACCGTGGCCTTCGACGCGGCCACCTGCTGCACGGCGCGCATCAACCGCCGAAAGGCAAAGCTCGCGCCCACCATCCGGCGCCCTGGACGCTGCGCCACCACACTGCGGCGCAACGCATTGATCTCCTCGGCTTCGCGCCGAGCCTCGAGTGTTTTGCCAATGACGTTGCTGAGCACATCTGGGTCGACCGGCTTCACGAGGTAGTGCTGAGCGCCGCGTTGCACCGCCTCAACCGCATCGGCCACCGCCGCGTACGCCGTGAGCACGATCACCGGCGTGTCGAGTCCGTCGGCGCGCAGCAGCGCAATGAGATCCACGCCACGCAACGTCGGCATCTGCTGATCGGTGACAATGAGGTCAATGACCTCTCGGCGTGCGATTTCGAGCGCCTCGCTCACCGACCCAGCCGTTCGCGGCTCGTAGCCGCCACTGCGCACGACCACCTCGAGCGCCCGGCACATCTGCGGGTCGTCATCGACACACAGGATGCGGGGGAGATGGAGGGACAATCCTTCGGAGTCAGCTCGCATTTTCGCCTTGGAGTCGCGCGGGGGGATGAGCATTTGGAGATGCCGCATAGAACGAATCAAGGCATTTATTGTGCCGACAGGCATATCGACGGCAAACCGGCCCTCCCTCTCCCCGCGCCGTGACTTTCCGCCTCATTTCCTCTGCGATTCCGCATCGCACATCAACTGCGCCGGACAATCTGTCCTACTCACTCGGACACATTGTCCTAGCAACACGGACAGAACGTCCCTGTTTGTCGTTCGGATGCTGACGAACGCCACGTCCCCGCGCAGTAGTAACTCATCTCGGGGGTTGGTAACTTGTTGTTGGATTTGCGCGCTATGTATCGTGATGAGATACCCTGAGCAGTCGCGCGCAACACGTGCCACTCCGTAGGCACGATTTCTGCGCTCAATCACCTCAATGCTCCCTACCGCAGCTGCGCTCACACGAGATGTTCGGCAACGCGCCCTCTTTGTGGTGCTTGTCGGCATTATCGGATTCACGCTCAATCTCTTCCCGGTCTATATCTACGGGGGGCTTTGGCTGTTCGTCGGCCAGATACCGGCGCTGGTGTGCGCTATCCTGCTTGGTCCCGTCGCTGGAGTTGCGGCTGCCGCTGGGTCAGTCGCTGGCCTCACGACTTCGGCCCTGAATTCATCGGGTCAGGTCACCCTGTCGCAAGCGATGACCTGGACGCTGCTCCTGCTCGAAGCCGCGGCCGTGGGGCAGTTGTCCAAGCGACGGCAGCCCCTGATGGCCATCGTGCTATTCTGGGGCCTCGTCGGCGTGCCGGTATTGGTGGTGTTCATGAGCATGTTCCGGTCGATGTCCCCCGGTGACGTCACCATCGTGGTGCTCAAAAACGTCGTGAGCGGGTTGTTTAATGTGACCGTCGCCGCTGTGCTGGCGGGGCGCGGGTACGTGAAGGCGTCGTTCACGACCGCCAACGCGGCAGCGGACACCATTGTGCGGCGTTTCAATAGTCGCATTTCGGCCGTGGTCGCCATCCCGGTCCTCCTCGTCCTCGTCGTCGTGTCCAACGTCTCTCAACGGTCCGCCGAACAGGTGGCGATGGGGCGCCTCGCGCTCGAGGCGGCCCGTGGCGCCACGGCGCTCGACGAATACATCACGGCGCACCAGCGCACGATCAACCTGATTGCCCGCGCCGTCGAGTTGCGCGTGGGGGAAACGGCTGCCGAACAGTCGCAGTTGCTCGCTGCGGCACGCGCAAGCAACTCGGGATTTCTGACAATGCTCCTTGCCGACTCCGTCGGTGTGGTGCGCGCGGCCGCGTCGAGCGCGGAAAACCCGCTGAAGCTCGCCACGCTCGCTCCGGTGCGGGATCGCCCCTACTTCACCGAGGCGATGCGGACGCTGCTCCCCTACACCTCGGGCGCATTTCAGGGCCGAAGCTTCGGTCACGATATTATTGCGGCCATCAGCGCGCCGCTGATTTCACCCAGCGGTCACGCGCGTGGGATTGTGGAAGGCTCGCTCAACCTTGGCGCCCTCAAGTCCGTGGTCGCGCTGCCGAGCGATCTCGAACTCACGATCATCGACAAAGACGGCCATGTGGTGTTTTCCACTGCGCCAACGCGGCATGCGGCGCTCTCCGACCTCCCGGCATTCGCGGGCGCGGGTGCGGCGCACACCGGCACCATATGGAATCCAGATCGGCGACTCATTACCTCCAAGCGCGAAACATTCTTTGCCACGGCGCACACGAGCATTGGCTGGAACGTGCTGGTCGAGGTGCCACGGTACGTCGCGCTGCGAGGCGCCGAAACGAATGGTACGGCGGTGTTCGCGGCCTGTTTGCTCCTCTTTGCCGTGTCGATGATCGCGGTGCGGTATGTGAACCGCCTGGTGGCGCAGCCCTTGGTGGAACTCGAAGCGCAGGCGGCGGCGCTGCAGTGGGGAGCGCCCCTCCACGAGCCGAATTCGGCGGAACTGAAAATCACTCCACCACGCGAGATTGCGGTGGTACGCAACGCGTTGCTCGACGCGCACCGGCGCATTACCGAATCGTTCCTCGCCACGCAGCGCGCCATTTCTGATCGCGACGCGGCGCTCAAATTACGCGATCAGATGTTGCACGACCTCGACGGCGTGGTCCGCGAGCGTACCCGCGAACTCGAATCCGAGCGCGACCGCGCCGATTCGAGCAACAAGGCCAAGTCCACCTTCCTCGCCAATATGAGCCACGAGCTGCGCACGCCGCTCAACGTGGTGCTCGGCCGCACCGAGTCACTGACCGAAGGCGTGTACGGCCACTTGTCCGCGCGGCAGACCGACGCGCTCGGCGAAATTGAAAATCAGGGGCAGCGGTTGCTCTCCCTCATCAACGACATCCTCGACCTTGCCCGCATTGAAAGCGGCAAGGTGGTGGTGTCGATGGCGCCCGTGAACGTGCGCCACTTGATCGAAGAAATCGTCGCGTCGTTTGCCGACATCGTGATCGCGCGCGGCGTGTCATTGTCGGTCGACGCGCCGGAGAGTAGCTGTATCGTGAATGCCGACGCGTTCTTGTTGCGGCAGGTCATTGTCAACCTCGCCGGGAACGCCATCAAGTTCACGCCAGCCGGCGGACGCATCAACATTGCGTTGGTGGCCGGTTCGGACGGTCACATCACGGAGTTGCGTGTGGCGGACAACGGGATCGGCATCGCTCCCGACCGACTCCCGTTGATTTTCGGCGCCTTCGAGCAGGCCGATGCCAGCAACACCCGCGTCTACGGCGGCACCGGACTCGGACTCACGATCAGCCGTTCGCTGAGCGAGGCGATGGGGATGTACATCGCCGTCGAGAGCCGGCCCGGCGAAGGTTCGACCTTTACCCTGCATTTCGCGCCTTCCGACGCTGCGGACGCGACTTCACATACGATCGCCTAGCGAACCGGAACTCCCGCCATGACAGTACCATCCAACGTGCCAACCATCGCATCAACTAACGGACCGTCCAATCGCACCGTGCTCCTCGTGGATGACCACGAGGGGAACATCAGCACGTTCCTCGACTACTTGGAAGCCAAGGGGCTGCATGTGATTGTGGCGCGCGACGGGATCGAGGCGCTGTCACGTTGCCATGAGACGCCGCCGGCGCTCATCCTGATGGATGTGCAGATGCCACGCCTCGACGGACTCAGCGTCACGCGCGAGTTGCGCAAGGAGCCGGCGTTCGCCGACACGCCGATCATCGCCCTCACCGCACTGGCAATGCCCGGCGATCGCGAGCGCTGCATGGAGGCGGGCGTCAACGAGTACTTTGCCAAGCCGGCGAGCCTGAAAGCCGTGCACGCCGCG
The genomic region above belongs to Gemmatimonadota bacterium and contains:
- a CDS encoding sigma-54 dependent transcriptional regulator, which produces MLIPPRDSKAKMRADSEGLSLHLPRILCVDDDPQMCRALEVVVRSGGYEPRTAGSVSEALEIARREVIDLIVTDQQMPTLRGVDLIALLRADGLDTPVIVLTAYAAVADAVEAVQRGAQHYLVKPVDPDVLSNVIGKTLEARREAEEINALRRSVVAQRPGRRMVGASFAFRRLMRAVQQVAASKATVLIEGETGTGKELVAQAIRDMSDRSGTAYITLNCAALPEGLIESALFGHERGAFTGAVKRSIGAFERANGGTLLLDEISEMRLDLQAKLLRVLQEQEFERVGGSESLRVDVRVIATTNRDLASCVRAGTFREDLYYRLNVVPLRVPPLRERRDDIAPLARYFAARASSEQERPLESISPGAMELLDGYDWPGNVRELQHAVERAVVTSGGARLEAWHFALGTRPSPLAEPPRAVTSKPSSSTFEGHGASAEELDVAQAESRLIRVALERCDYNKTAAAALLGMHVRTLRRKLKAMSIGGMPPQDDDNNAEAEESL
- a CDS encoding ATP-binding protein is translated as MLPTAAALTRDVRQRALFVVLVGIIGFTLNLFPVYIYGGLWLFVGQIPALVCAILLGPVAGVAAAAGSVAGLTTSALNSSGQVTLSQAMTWTLLLLEAAAVGQLSKRRQPLMAIVLFWGLVGVPVLVVFMSMFRSMSPGDVTIVVLKNVVSGLFNVTVAAVLAGRGYVKASFTTANAAADTIVRRFNSRISAVVAIPVLLVLVVVSNVSQRSAEQVAMGRLALEAARGATALDEYITAHQRTINLIARAVELRVGETAAEQSQLLAAARASNSGFLTMLLADSVGVVRAAASSAENPLKLATLAPVRDRPYFTEAMRTLLPYTSGAFQGRSFGHDIIAAISAPLISPSGHARGIVEGSLNLGALKSVVALPSDLELTIIDKDGHVVFSTAPTRHAALSDLPAFAGAGAAHTGTIWNPDRRLITSKRETFFATAHTSIGWNVLVEVPRYVALRGAETNGTAVFAACLLLFAVSMIAVRYVNRLVAQPLVELEAQAAALQWGAPLHEPNSAELKITPPREIAVVRNALLDAHRRITESFLATQRAISDRDAALKLRDQMLHDLDGVVRERTRELESERDRADSSNKAKSTFLANMSHELRTPLNVVLGRTESLTEGVYGHLSARQTDALGEIENQGQRLLSLINDILDLARIESGKVVVSMAPVNVRHLIEEIVASFADIVIARGVSLSVDAPESSCIVNADAFLLRQVIVNLAGNAIKFTPAGGRINIALVAGSDGHITELRVADNGIGIAPDRLPLIFGAFEQADASNTRVYGGTGLGLTISRSLSEAMGMYIAVESRPGEGSTFTLHFAPSDAADATSHTIA
- a CDS encoding response regulator; the encoded protein is MTVPSNVPTIASTNGPSNRTVLLVDDHEGNISTFLDYLEAKGLHVIVARDGIEALSRCHETPPALILMDVQMPRLDGLSVTRELRKEPAFADTPIIALTALAMPGDRERCMEAGVNEYFAKPASLKAVHAAILKYLGPEPTVAA